A DNA window from Thiothrix subterranea contains the following coding sequences:
- the hemL gene encoding glutamate-1-semialdehyde 2,1-aminomutase, whose amino-acid sequence MTRSETLFEQAKHSIPGGVNSPVRAFRSVGGTPRFIARAQGAYMWDADGNRLIDYVGSWGPMVAGHAHPEVVAAVQAAAVDGLSYGAPTELEITMAERICAIMPSIEMVRMTSSGTEATMSAIRLARGFTGRNFLVKFEGGYHGHGDSLLVKAGSGALTFGQPSSPGVPAELAQYTLTLDYNNSTQVREVFAARGHEIACIIVEPVSGNMNCIPPVDGFLETLRDVCDQSGAVLIFDEVMTGFRVALGGAQQVYGVKPDITTLGKIIGGGMPVGAFGGRRDIMEHLSPLGAVYQAGTLSGNPIAMTAGLKMLEIISRDDFYPELTSKTTYLLEGLQQVADAAGVPFITQQVGGMFGLFFTTESRIDTYAQVTQCNIQQFNRFFHGMLDRGVYLAPSAYEAGFVSNAHTQADLDETIAIAKDVFASL is encoded by the coding sequence GTGACCCGTTCTGAAACGTTATTTGAGCAAGCTAAACACTCTATTCCCGGTGGGGTCAATTCCCCGGTACGAGCCTTTCGCAGTGTCGGCGGCACGCCCCGTTTTATTGCCCGCGCTCAAGGGGCGTATATGTGGGATGCAGACGGCAATCGTCTGATTGATTACGTCGGTTCGTGGGGGCCAATGGTCGCCGGTCACGCGCACCCCGAGGTGGTCGCTGCTGTGCAAGCTGCTGCGGTGGATGGTTTGAGCTACGGAGCGCCCACCGAGTTGGAAATCACGATGGCAGAGCGCATTTGCGCCATTATGCCGTCGATTGAAATGGTGCGCATGACCAGTTCGGGTACGGAAGCCACCATGTCGGCGATTCGCTTGGCACGCGGTTTTACCGGGCGTAACTTCTTGGTCAAGTTTGAAGGGGGCTATCATGGTCATGGCGACTCGTTGCTGGTGAAAGCCGGTTCGGGTGCATTGACGTTTGGACAACCGAGTTCCCCCGGTGTGCCAGCGGAATTGGCGCAATACACCCTGACGCTTGACTATAACAATAGCACACAGGTGCGCGAAGTGTTCGCGGCGCGGGGGCATGAAATTGCCTGCATTATCGTTGAACCGGTTTCCGGCAATATGAATTGCATCCCGCCTGTCGACGGTTTCCTCGAAACCTTGCGTGACGTCTGTGATCAGTCGGGTGCGGTACTGATTTTCGATGAAGTCATGACGGGCTTTCGGGTGGCATTGGGCGGGGCGCAGCAGGTGTATGGCGTGAAACCTGACATTACCACGTTGGGTAAAATCATCGGTGGCGGAATGCCGGTCGGTGCGTTCGGCGGCAGACGCGATATTATGGAACATCTGTCACCGTTGGGTGCGGTGTATCAAGCGGGTACGTTATCCGGCAATCCGATTGCGATGACGGCAGGGTTGAAAATGCTGGAAATCATTTCCCGTGATGATTTTTACCCAGAACTGACCAGCAAAACCACGTACTTGCTCGAAGGTTTGCAGCAAGTCGCCGACGCTGCTGGTGTGCCGTTTATTACCCAGCAAGTGGGGGGCATGTTCGGTTTGTTCTTTACCACTGAATCGCGCATTGACACTTACGCGCAAGTGACGCAATGCAATATTCAACAATTCAACCGCTTTTTCCACGGCATGTTAGACCGGGGTGTGTATCTCGCGCCATCCGCGTATGAGGCAGGATTTGTATCCAACGCCCATACCCAAGCCGATTTGGATGAAACCATCGCCATTGCTAAAGATGTATTTGCCAGCTTATAA
- the thiE gene encoding thiamine phosphate synthase, producing MQGLYVITDGSTGEILLSKVEQALRGGAAIVQYRDKTTDQARREQEAAALRSLCQQHHALFIINDDVALVKAVQADGVHVGRDDSALTAAREALGTAAIIGVSCYNQLELALNAPEQGADYIAFGSFFPSPTKPNAPRATLELLHQARQQLTLPICAIGGITLENAPDLLANGADMLAVITDVFNSPAIAEQASRYQALVRKHSLARSA from the coding sequence ATGCAAGGACTCTACGTCATCACCGACGGTTCAACCGGCGAGATATTGTTAAGCAAAGTCGAACAAGCCCTGCGCGGCGGTGCAGCTATCGTGCAATACCGTGACAAAACCACCGATCAAGCACGGCGCGAACAAGAAGCCGCTGCTTTGCGCTCACTTTGCCAGCAACACCACGCACTTTTTATCATCAACGACGATGTGGCCTTAGTAAAAGCCGTGCAAGCCGACGGCGTACACGTCGGTCGTGACGATTCCGCTTTAACTGCTGCAAGGGAAGCTTTGGGAACAGCCGCGATCATCGGCGTATCCTGCTACAACCAGCTAGAGCTTGCACTGAATGCACCGGAGCAGGGTGCAGATTACATCGCCTTCGGCAGCTTTTTCCCTTCACCCACCAAACCGAATGCGCCCCGCGCTACGCTGGAATTGTTACACCAAGCGCGTCAGCAACTCACGCTACCCATTTGTGCTATCGGTGGTATTACGCTGGAAAATGCTCCTGATTTGCTGGCAAACGGCGCAGACATGCTGGCGGTCATCACCGATGTATTCAATAGCCCGGCGATTGCAGAACAGGCGAGCCGCTATCAGGCACTGGTTCGGAAACATAGTCTGGCTCGGTCGGCATAG
- a CDS encoding PIN domain-containing protein has protein sequence MNVEYFVDSNVWLYAFMDETEPKHATANALIAQAGIVLSTQVVNEVCSNLIRKSGYNEQEIQQTIENLRTNHTILDVSLAIIQRASSLREAYRLSYWDSLIIATAQDASCSIVYSEDMQHGLKIGSLTILNPFKPLNP, from the coding sequence ATGAACGTTGAGTATTTCGTTGACTCCAACGTCTGGCTATATGCGTTTATGGACGAAACCGAGCCAAAACATGCGACAGCCAATGCATTGATTGCACAGGCTGGCATTGTGCTAAGCACTCAAGTCGTCAACGAGGTTTGTAGCAACCTTATCCGTAAATCAGGTTACAACGAGCAGGAAATTCAGCAAACCATCGAAAATCTACGGACAAACCATACTATTCTGGATGTATCGCTGGCTATTATCCAGCGAGCATCCTCATTGCGGGAAGCTTATCGTTTGTCCTATTGGGACAGTTTGATCATTGCCACAGCACAAGATGCAAGCTGTTCAATCGTCTATTCTGAAGACATGCAACACGGCTTGAAAATTGGTAGCCTGACTATTCTCAACCCCTTCAAGCCTCTCAATCCGTAA
- the thiD gene encoding bifunctional hydroxymethylpyrimidine kinase/phosphomethylpyrimidine kinase: MLTEHSVASAVPVVMTLAGHDPTGGAGIQADSEAIASQGCHAVSVITCLTVQDTRNVQRIEPLADYLIEQQAEALLADMPIAAFKIGLLGSVEVVHAVHRILLQAPDVPVILDPVLAAGGGKDFANAQLLGAIREYLLPLTTLLTPNVPEATQLAVRGATLDEQAFSLLDQGCEYVLLTGTHAATERVENALYGDGKRLRTWLWERLPETYHGSGCTLTSACAANLAKGMEMSKAVAAAQAYTWGSLQAGRKIGRGQWMPDRFYWTK, from the coding sequence TTGCTAACAGAGCATAGCGTTGCATCGGCAGTACCGGTGGTAATGACCTTGGCGGGGCATGACCCCACGGGTGGGGCAGGCATTCAGGCGGATAGTGAGGCGATTGCGAGTCAAGGCTGTCATGCGGTGAGTGTGATTACCTGTTTGACCGTACAAGATACGCGCAATGTGCAACGCATTGAGCCGCTGGCGGATTATTTGATCGAGCAGCAAGCAGAGGCGTTGTTGGCGGATATGCCGATTGCGGCGTTCAAAATCGGCTTGCTGGGCAGTGTGGAGGTGGTGCACGCGGTGCATCGTATTCTGTTGCAAGCGCCGGATGTGCCGGTGATTCTTGACCCGGTGTTAGCGGCTGGGGGCGGCAAGGACTTCGCCAATGCGCAATTATTGGGGGCAATCCGTGAGTATTTGTTGCCCCTTACCACGTTACTGACGCCGAATGTGCCGGAAGCTACCCAACTGGCGGTAAGGGGTGCAACGCTGGATGAGCAAGCCTTTTCCTTGCTGGATCAGGGTTGTGAATACGTGTTGCTGACCGGGACTCATGCCGCAACCGAGCGCGTGGAAAATGCGCTGTATGGCGATGGTAAGCGCTTGCGCACTTGGTTGTGGGAACGGCTGCCGGAAACTTACCACGGTTCGGGGTGTACGTTGACTTCGGCTTGCGCGGCGAATCTGGCGAAGGGGATGGAGATGAGCAAAGCGGTGGCGGCGGCGCAGGCGTATACGTGGGGTAGTTTGCAGGCGGGGCGGAAGATCGGGCGCGGGCAGTGGATGCCGGATCGGTTTTATTGGACGAAGTAG